From one Oncorhynchus clarkii lewisi isolate Uvic-CL-2024 chromosome 6, UVic_Ocla_1.0, whole genome shotgun sequence genomic stretch:
- the LOC139411578 gene encoding importin-7 → MDPNVLIEALRGTMDPNLREAAERQLNEGHTQVNFVSALLQVTMSDQLDLPVRQAGVIYLKNMVTQHWSEGDGTSTETPVNNIPEEDRQFIRDNIVEAIIHSPERIRVQLTTCIHHMIKHDYPGKWTAIVDKIGFYLQSDNSAGWLGILLCLYQLVKNYEYKKPDERSPLVAAMQIFMPMLKDRFIQLLPDPSSESVLVQKQIFKILYALFQYNLPLELINRQNLTEWMEILKTVVDRDVPPETLQVDEDERPELPWWKCKKWALHILARLFERYGSPGNTTKEYTEFADLFLKGYAVAAQQVLLKVLYQYKEKQYVAPRVLQQTLNYINQGIAHAVTWKNLKPHIQGIIQDVVFPLMCYTDSDQELWEEDPYEYIRMKFDVFEDFISPTTAAQTLLFTSCNKRKEVLQKTMGFCYQILTEPTSDPRKKDGALHMIGSLAEILLKKKVYKDQMEFMLQNHVFTLFRSELGYMRARACWVLHYFCEVKFKSDQNLQTALELTRLCLINDNEMPVKVEAAIALQVLISNQEKAKEYITPFIRPVMQALLHIVRETENDDLTNVIQKMICEYSEEVTPIAVEMTQHLAMTFNQVIQTGPDEEGGDDKAVTAMGILNTIDTLLSVVEDHKEITQQLEGICLQVIGTVLQQHVLEFYEEILSLAHSLTCQQVSQQMWQLLPLVFEVFQQDGFDYFTDMMPLLHNYVTVDTDTLLSDTKYLEIIYSMCKKVLTGDPGEDPECHAAKLLEVVILQCKGRGIDQVVPLFVAAALERLTREVKTSELRTMCLQVAIAALYYSPPLLLNTLENLRFPNNTEPITNHFISQWLKDVDCFLGLHDRKICVLGLCALIDLEQRPQAVNQVAGQLLPAAILLFNGLKRAYACQAENENEDEDDDEDGEEDEENVELGSDEDDIDEEGQEYLEMLAKHAGEDGDDEDWDEDDAEETALEGYTTAVDDEDNLVDEYQIFKAILQNIQTRDPAWYQALTQTLDEEQGKHLHDIGTLADQRRAAHESKMIEKHGGYKFTVPEVVPTNFNFGGNAPGMN, encoded by the exons ATGGATCCAAACGTATTAATCGAGGCCCTTCGGGGTACCATGGACCCAAACTTGCGTGAGGCCGCGGAGAGACAGCTGAACGAG GGTCACACCCAGGTGAATTTTGTGTCAGCTCTGCTGCAAGTCACCATGTCTGATCAGTTAGATTTGCCCGTCAGACAAGCAG GGGTGATCTACCTGAAGAACATGGTGACCCAGCACTGGAGCGAGGGGGACGGCACCAGCACGGAGACACCTGTCAATAACATCCCAGAGGAGGACAGGCAGTTCATCCGTGACAACATCGTGGAGGCCATCATCCACTCCCCCGAGCGCATCAG AGTGCAGCTGACAACATGCATCCACCACATGATTAAACACGACTACCCCGGCAAGTGGACTGCCATCGTGGACAAGATTGGCTTCTACCTGCAGTCAGATAACAGCGCCGGCTGGCTGGGCATCCTGCTCTGCCTCTACCAGCTGGTTAAAAACTATGA GTACAAGAAGCCAGACGAGCGCAGTCCTCTGGTGGCGGCCATGCAGATCTTCATGCCCATGCTGAAGGACCGCTTCATCCAGCTGCTCCCTGACCCCTCCAGTGAATCTGTCCTGGTGCAAAAACAGATCTTCAAGATCCTCTACGCCCTCTTCCAG TATAACCTCCCCCTGGAGCTGATCAACCGACAGAACCTGACGGAATGGATGGAGATCCTGAAGACAGTGGTGGACAGAGACGTGCCTCCG GAGACCTTGCAGGTGGATGAGGACGAGAGACCTGAGCTGCCCTGGTGGAAGTGTAAGAAGTGGGCCCTCCACATCCTGGCCAGGCTCTTTGAGAG GTATGGTAGCCCAGGCAACACTACCAAAGAGTACACAGAGTTTGCCGATCTCTTCCTCAAGGGATACGCAGTGGCAGCACAACAG gtgctGCTGAAGGTCTTATATCAGTACAAGGAGAAGCAATACGTGGCTCCCAGAGTCCTCCAGCAGACACTCAACTATATTAACCAGGGAATCGCACACGCTGTCACCTGGAAGAACCTTAAGCCACATATCCAGGGTATCATTCAGGATGTGGTTTTCCCCCTCATGTGCTACACGGACAGTGACCAGGAGTTGTGGGAGGAGGACCCATACGAGTACATTCGCATGAAGTTTG ATGTGTTCGAGGATTTCATCTCTCCCACCACGGCAGCTCAGACCCTGCTCTTCACCTCCTGCAACAAGAGGAAAGAA GTTCTTCAGAAGACCATGGGCTTCTGTTATCAGATCCTCACTGAGCCCACCTCTGACCCCAGGAAGAAGGACGGAGCGCTGCACATGATTGGCTCTCTGGCTGAAATCCTGCTCAAG AAAAAGGTCTATAAAGACCAGATGGAGTTCATGCTGCAGAACCACGTCTTCACTCTGTTCCGCAGTGAGCTGGGCTATATGAGAGCCAGA GCCTGTTGGGTCCTGCATTACTTCTGTGAGGTCAAGTTTAAGAGTGACCAGAACCTGCAGACAGCCCTGGAGCTGACCCGCCTCTGCCTGATCAACGACAACGAGATGCCTGTTAAAGTGGAGGCAGCCATCGCCCTGCAGGTCCTCATCAGCAACCAGGAGAAAG CCAAAGAGTATATCACTCCCTTCATCCGGCCTGTGATGCAGGCACTCCTGCACATTGTGCGTGAAACGGAGAACGATGACCTCACTAACGTCATCCAGAAGATGATCTGCGAGTACAGCGAAGAGGTCACGCCCATCGCCGTGGAGATGACACAGCACttg GCGATGACCTTCAACCAGGTCATCCAGACGGGGCCTGACGAGGAGGGAGGGGACGACAAGGCGGTGACAGCCATGGGCATCCTCAACACTATTGACACACTGCTCAGTGTGGTGGAGGACCACAAAGAG ATCACCCAGCAGCTGGAGGGTATATGTCTGCAGGTGATTGGCACCGTCCTGCAGCAGCATGTCCTGG AGTTCTACGAGGAGATCCTGTCTCTGGCACACAGCCTGACCTGCCAGCAGGTGTCCCAACAGATGTGGCAGCTCCTCCCCTTGGTGTTTGAGGTCTTCCAGCAGGATGGCTTTGACTACTTCACAG ACATGATGCCTCTCCTTCACAACTATGTCACGGTTGACACAGACACTCTCCTGTCTGACACTAAATACCTGGAGATAATCTACAGCATGTGCAAGAAG GTTCTGACTGGCGATCCAGGTGAGGATCCAGAGTGTCATGCAGCCAAGCTGTTGGAGGTGGTTATTCTGCAGTGCAAAGGGCGCGGAATTGATCAG GTAGTTCCCTTGTTTGTGGCGGCTGCGCTGGAGAGGCTGACGAGGGAGGTGAAGACCAGTGAGCTGAGGACCATGTGTCTGCAAGTGGCCATCGCAGCCCTGTACTATAGCCCCCCTCTGCTGCTCAACACCCTGGAGAACCTGCGCTTCCCAAACAACACTGAGCCCATCACCAACCACTTCATCTCCCAGTGGCTCAAAGATGTTGACTGCTTCCTGGG GCTCCATGATAGGAAGATCTGCGTGCTTGGCCTGTGTGCCCTCATTGACTTGGAGCAGAGGCCCCAGGCTGTCAACCAGGTGGCCGGCCAACTGCTTCCCGCAGCCATCCTGCTCTTCAACGGCCTCAAGAGGGCCTACGCCTGTCAAGCAGAGAACGAGAAtgaggatgaagatgatgatgaagatggagaggaggatgaggagaatg TTGAGCTGGGCAGTGATGAGGATGACATTGATGAGGAGGGCCAGGAGTACTTGGAGATGCTGGCCAAGCATGCAGGAGAGGATGGGGATGATGAGGACTGGGATGAGGACGACGCAGAGGAGACTGCACTGGAGGGCTACACTACAGCTGTAGACGACGAAGACAACCTGGTGGATGAATACCAGATCTTCAAGGCCATACTACAGA ATATCCAGACCCGTGACCCAGCATGGTACCAGGCACTCACACAAACCCTTGATGAGGAACAAGGAAAACACCTTCATGACATTGGCACACTTGCAGACCAGAGACGGGCAGCGCATG AATCCAAAATGATCGAGAAGCATGGCGGATACAAGTTCACAGTGCCAGAAGTGGTGCCAACTAATTTCAACTTTGGAGGCAACGCTCCAGGAATGAATTGA
- the LOC139411579 gene encoding zinc finger protein 143-like isoform X2, with protein MLLAQINRDSQGIAEFQNAGGDTQQVTLCLAEAVSDSDQMDMDTVSLQAVTLADGSTAYIQHNPKDGRFMDGQVIQLEDGSTAYVQHVSMPRAEEANRWTGSPLCDVIGGDGLRLEDGQAVQLEDGTTAYIHTPKDTYDQNTLQAVQLEDGTTAYIQHTVQMPQTNTILAIQADGTVSDLNADGTLDQETINVLEQYTAKVEADDVNSVLMRAEQDCGVQMQIVLQRQSGRSSREQPTEKSFRCDYEGCGKLYTTAHHLKVHERYHTGDRPYLCDHLGCGKKFATGYGLKSHIRTHTGEKPYRCQEVHCAKSFKTSGDLQKHIRTHTGEKPFMCPFEGCGRSFTTSNIRKVHIRTHTGERPYYCAEPGCGRAFASATNYKNHVRIHTGEKPYVCTVPGCDKRFTEYSSLYKHHVVHTPCKPYNCNHCGKTYKQISTLAMHKRTAHNVTEPIEEEQEAYYEPPTEAIDDPSVNFAQVEEEEEESCSEQMTEPIGQQHVQLITHPDGTQQVSISQADMQALGNTITMVTSDGTTFTVPSHEMLNADGTHSVTMVAADGTEEQVAIDLASFQGMQTEEGVHPVTLLATSNGTQIAVQLSEQPSLEEAIRIASRIQQGEMGLDD; from the exons ATGCTTTTGGCTCAGATTAACCGGGACTCCCAGGGCATTGCAGAGTTCCAAAATGCAGGTGGAGACACTCAACAGGTCACTCTCTGTTTGGCAGAGGCTGTTTCTG ACAGCGATCAGATGGACATGGACACTGTGAGTTTGCAGGCTGTGACCCTTGCAGATGGCTCTACAGCTTACATACAGCATAACCCTAAAG ATGGCAGGTTCATGGATGGACAGGTCATTCAGCTGGAGGATGGATCTACTGCATATGTCCAACATGTATCAATGCCAAGAGCAG AGGAGGCCAACAGGTGGACAGGATCCCCTTTGTGTGATGTAATTGGAGGAGATGGTCTGAGACTTGAGGATGGTCAGGCTGTGCAGCTGGAAGATGGCACAACAGCTTACATCCACACGCCAAAAG ATACCTATGACCAGAATACCCTGCAGGCTGTTCAGCTGGAGGATGGCACCACAGCTTACATCCAGCACACAGTACAGATGCCTCAGACCAACACCATCCTGGCCATCCAGGCAGATGGAACAGTGTCAGACCTGAACGCTGATGGAACCCTCGACCAAGAGACCATCAACGTGCTAGAACAATACACCGCCAAG GTGGAGGCTGATGATGTCAACTCCGTACTGATGAGAGCTGAGCAAGATTGTGGTGTGCAGATGCAG ATTGTGCTTCAAAGGCAGAGTGGTCGTAGTTCTAGGGAGCAGCCTACAGAGAAATCTTTCCGCTGTGACTATGAGGGCTGTGGGAAACTCTACACAACAGCACACCATCTGAAG GTACATGAGAGGTACCACACAGGTGACCGGCCATATCTGTGTGATCACCTGGGGTGTGGAAAGAAGTTTGCTACAG GGTATGGCCTGAAAAGTCACATCAGGACACATACTGGTGAGAAGCCTTATCGCTGCCAGGAAGTGCACTGTGCAAAGTCGTTCAAGACGTCAGGTGACCTCCAAAAGCACATCAGAACCCACACAG GAGAGAAGCCATTCATGTGCCCGTTTGAGGGGTGCGGGAGATCGTTTACTACCTCTAACATCAGGAAGGTGCACATtcgcacacacacaggggagaggcCTTACTACTGTGCAGAGCCTGGCTGTGGGCGAGCCTTTGCCAGTGCCACCAACTATAAGAACCACGTGAGGATCCACACAG gagagaagccttacgttTGCACAGTCCCAGGCTGTGACAAGCGGTTCACAGAGTACTCCAGCCTTTACAAACACCACGTTGTCCACACACCATGCAAGCCCTACAACTGCAACCACTGTGGGAAGACCTACAAGCAGATCTCCACCCTGGCCATGCACAAACGCACAGCTCATAACGTCACAGAGCCCATTGAGGAAGAGCAGGAGGCCTACTATGAACCCCCTACAG AGGCCATCGATGATCCCTCAGTGAATTTTGCccaggttgaggaggaggaggaggagtcctGTTCGGAACAGATGACTGAGCCCATTGGTCAGCAGCATGTGCAGCTCATAACACACCCAGATGGAACCCAACAG GTCAGTATCTCCCAGGCTGACATGCAGGCATTGGGAAACACAATTACCATGGTAACCAGTGATGGCACAACCTTCACGGTTCCTTCCCATGAAATGCTTAATGCAGATGGTACACATTCAGTCACCATGGTAGCAGCAGATGGTACAGAAGAGCAG GTGGCCATTGATTTGGCCTCCTTTCAGGGCATGCAGACGGAGGAGGGGGTTCACCCTGTCACTCTGTTAGCCACCTCAAACGGCACACAGATCGCTGTCCAG CTCAGTGAACAACCTTCACTCGAAGAAGCCATCAGGATAGCATCGAGAATACAACAAGGAGAGATGGGATTAGATGATTAG
- the LOC139411579 gene encoding zinc finger protein 143-like isoform X1: MLLAQINRDSQGIAEFQNAGGDTQQVTLCLAEAVSDSDQMDMDTVSLQAVTLADGSTAYIQHNPKVSISDGRFMDGQVIQLEDGSTAYVQHVSMPRAEEANRWTGSPLCDVIGGDGLRLEDGQAVQLEDGTTAYIHTPKDTYDQNTLQAVQLEDGTTAYIQHTVQMPQTNTILAIQADGTVSDLNADGTLDQETINVLEQYTAKVEADDVNSVLMRAEQDCGVQMQIVLQRQSGRSSREQPTEKSFRCDYEGCGKLYTTAHHLKVHERYHTGDRPYLCDHLGCGKKFATGYGLKSHIRTHTGEKPYRCQEVHCAKSFKTSGDLQKHIRTHTGEKPFMCPFEGCGRSFTTSNIRKVHIRTHTGERPYYCAEPGCGRAFASATNYKNHVRIHTGEKPYVCTVPGCDKRFTEYSSLYKHHVVHTPCKPYNCNHCGKTYKQISTLAMHKRTAHNVTEPIEEEQEAYYEPPTEAIDDPSVNFAQVEEEEEESCSEQMTEPIGQQHVQLITHPDGTQQVSISQADMQALGNTITMVTSDGTTFTVPSHEMLNADGTHSVTMVAADGTEEQVAIDLASFQGMQTEEGVHPVTLLATSNGTQIAVQLSEQPSLEEAIRIASRIQQGEMGLDD, from the exons ATGCTTTTGGCTCAGATTAACCGGGACTCCCAGGGCATTGCAGAGTTCCAAAATGCAGGTGGAGACACTCAACAGGTCACTCTCTGTTTGGCAGAGGCTGTTTCTG ACAGCGATCAGATGGACATGGACACTGTGAGTTTGCAGGCTGTGACCCTTGCAGATGGCTCTACAGCTTACATACAGCATAACCCTAAAG TCTCCATTTCAGATGGCAGGTTCATGGATGGACAGGTCATTCAGCTGGAGGATGGATCTACTGCATATGTCCAACATGTATCAATGCCAAGAGCAG AGGAGGCCAACAGGTGGACAGGATCCCCTTTGTGTGATGTAATTGGAGGAGATGGTCTGAGACTTGAGGATGGTCAGGCTGTGCAGCTGGAAGATGGCACAACAGCTTACATCCACACGCCAAAAG ATACCTATGACCAGAATACCCTGCAGGCTGTTCAGCTGGAGGATGGCACCACAGCTTACATCCAGCACACAGTACAGATGCCTCAGACCAACACCATCCTGGCCATCCAGGCAGATGGAACAGTGTCAGACCTGAACGCTGATGGAACCCTCGACCAAGAGACCATCAACGTGCTAGAACAATACACCGCCAAG GTGGAGGCTGATGATGTCAACTCCGTACTGATGAGAGCTGAGCAAGATTGTGGTGTGCAGATGCAG ATTGTGCTTCAAAGGCAGAGTGGTCGTAGTTCTAGGGAGCAGCCTACAGAGAAATCTTTCCGCTGTGACTATGAGGGCTGTGGGAAACTCTACACAACAGCACACCATCTGAAG GTACATGAGAGGTACCACACAGGTGACCGGCCATATCTGTGTGATCACCTGGGGTGTGGAAAGAAGTTTGCTACAG GGTATGGCCTGAAAAGTCACATCAGGACACATACTGGTGAGAAGCCTTATCGCTGCCAGGAAGTGCACTGTGCAAAGTCGTTCAAGACGTCAGGTGACCTCCAAAAGCACATCAGAACCCACACAG GAGAGAAGCCATTCATGTGCCCGTTTGAGGGGTGCGGGAGATCGTTTACTACCTCTAACATCAGGAAGGTGCACATtcgcacacacacaggggagaggcCTTACTACTGTGCAGAGCCTGGCTGTGGGCGAGCCTTTGCCAGTGCCACCAACTATAAGAACCACGTGAGGATCCACACAG gagagaagccttacgttTGCACAGTCCCAGGCTGTGACAAGCGGTTCACAGAGTACTCCAGCCTTTACAAACACCACGTTGTCCACACACCATGCAAGCCCTACAACTGCAACCACTGTGGGAAGACCTACAAGCAGATCTCCACCCTGGCCATGCACAAACGCACAGCTCATAACGTCACAGAGCCCATTGAGGAAGAGCAGGAGGCCTACTATGAACCCCCTACAG AGGCCATCGATGATCCCTCAGTGAATTTTGCccaggttgaggaggaggaggaggagtcctGTTCGGAACAGATGACTGAGCCCATTGGTCAGCAGCATGTGCAGCTCATAACACACCCAGATGGAACCCAACAG GTCAGTATCTCCCAGGCTGACATGCAGGCATTGGGAAACACAATTACCATGGTAACCAGTGATGGCACAACCTTCACGGTTCCTTCCCATGAAATGCTTAATGCAGATGGTACACATTCAGTCACCATGGTAGCAGCAGATGGTACAGAAGAGCAG GTGGCCATTGATTTGGCCTCCTTTCAGGGCATGCAGACGGAGGAGGGGGTTCACCCTGTCACTCTGTTAGCCACCTCAAACGGCACACAGATCGCTGTCCAG CTCAGTGAACAACCTTCACTCGAAGAAGCCATCAGGATAGCATCGAGAATACAACAAGGAGAGATGGGATTAGATGATTAG